In a genomic window of Mycolicibacterium neoaurum VKM Ac-1815D:
- a CDS encoding NAD-dependent succinate-semialdehyde dehydrogenase produces the protein MSLYAVVDPATGEVVREYPTATDAQIEEALAAAAKTFGEWSKNTTVAQRADLIRKVAELHNERKDELAKIIQREMGKPLDQSVGEVEFSASIYEFYADNAERFLADEPIDLLEGEGSALIRRSPVGVLLGIMPWNYPYYQVARFAGPNLVLGNTIVLKHAPQCPESAAALQQIFLDAGYPEGAYVNVYATNEQIADAIADPRVQGVSLTGSERAGAAVAEIAGRNLKKVVLELGGSDPFILLSSDDLDSAVEAAVDGRFENTGQACNAAKRIIVAEDIYDEFVDKFTQKVLAKADGLAPLSSVAAAERLEEQVQRVVADGATLTSEGQRNGAYFPPGVLTGVSPDKPSAREELFGPVATVYKVADEDAAVELANDTPFGLGSYVFTTDAEQAKRVADKIDAGMVFVNAVGAEGAELPFGGVKRSGFGRELGRFGIDEFVNKKLIRIAG, from the coding sequence ATGAGTCTGTACGCAGTGGTTGATCCGGCGACCGGTGAGGTGGTGCGGGAGTATCCGACCGCGACAGATGCGCAGATCGAGGAGGCGCTGGCCGCCGCGGCCAAGACGTTCGGCGAGTGGTCGAAGAACACCACGGTGGCCCAGCGTGCCGATCTGATCCGTAAGGTGGCCGAACTGCACAACGAACGCAAGGACGAACTGGCCAAGATCATCCAGCGTGAGATGGGCAAGCCGCTGGACCAGTCGGTCGGTGAGGTCGAGTTCAGTGCGTCGATCTATGAGTTCTACGCCGACAATGCCGAGCGCTTCCTCGCCGACGAACCCATCGATCTGCTCGAGGGGGAGGGCAGCGCGTTGATCCGGCGCAGCCCGGTGGGCGTGCTGCTGGGCATCATGCCGTGGAACTACCCCTACTATCAGGTCGCGCGCTTCGCGGGCCCGAACCTGGTGCTGGGCAACACGATTGTGCTCAAGCACGCCCCGCAGTGTCCCGAGTCGGCCGCCGCGCTGCAGCAGATCTTCCTCGACGCAGGCTATCCCGAGGGTGCCTACGTCAACGTCTATGCCACCAACGAACAGATCGCCGACGCCATCGCCGACCCGCGGGTGCAGGGGGTGTCGCTGACAGGATCCGAACGGGCCGGCGCCGCCGTCGCCGAGATCGCCGGGCGCAACCTCAAGAAGGTCGTCCTCGAACTCGGTGGTTCGGACCCGTTCATCCTGCTGTCCTCCGATGACCTGGATTCGGCCGTCGAGGCCGCCGTCGACGGCCGCTTCGAGAACACCGGGCAGGCATGTAATGCCGCCAAGCGCATCATCGTCGCCGAGGACATCTACGACGAATTCGTCGACAAGTTCACCCAGAAGGTGCTCGCCAAGGCCGACGGACTGGCGCCGCTGTCGTCGGTGGCGGCCGCCGAGCGGCTCGAAGAGCAGGTGCAGCGAGTGGTGGCCGACGGCGCCACCCTGACCTCGGAAGGGCAACGCAACGGCGCGTACTTCCCGCCGGGCGTGCTCACCGGCGTATCGCCGGACAAGCCGTCGGCCCGCGAGGAGCTGTTCGGCCCGGTGGCCACGGTCTACAAGGTGGCCGACGAAGACGCCGCCGTCGAACTGGCCAACGACACCCCGTTCGGGCTCGGGTCCTACGTCTTCACCACCGATGCCGAACAGGCCAAGCGCGTGGCGGACAAGATCGACGCGGGCATGGTGTTCGTCAACGCCGTCGGGGCCGAGGGGGCGGAGCTTCCGTTCGGTGGCGTCAAGCGCTCGGGATTCGGCCGCGAGCTCGGCCGCTTCGGTATCGATGAGTTCGTGAACAAGAAGCTCATTCGCATCGCAGGCTGA